CTCCGGCATCTCCGCGAGCTCGCGGCGTTCGAGGTCCAGGACGGCCTTCTCGGTGTCGCGCTGGGTGGACACCGAGACGTACTCACCGGCGGCCATGGACATGGCCCCAGCGGCCAGACCGACCAGCCCGGCGAGCACGATGGCGCTGCGGTCGCTGGTCGCCCCGGCGAAGCCGAGCACGATCGCCGCGGTCGAGACGATGCCGTCGTTGGCGCCCAGCACACCGGCGCGCAGCCAGTTCAGCCGGCCGGCCAGGCCGGGGTCGTGGGGTTCGTGCGGATGGGCGGGACCGTCGGTGGCCGGGTCGGCCACGGTCTTGGGGACAGTCGGGGTATCGGGGACCGCCGGGTGCTCAGGAGCGCTCACCGGACCAGCATGACCGACCGCGACCGCTTCCCGCCAGCTAGCAAAGGCTGCCCTGACCTGCGCAAAGAGGCCCCGGATACGCGGACGGGGCCGCCGTGACCGGCGGCCCCGCACCCGGGGTGGATGACTCAGCCGATGGTGCTGACGTCGATGACCGCCCGGTAGCGGACGTCGCCGTCGACCACCTTGTCGTAGTACGCGGTGGCGTCCTGGGCGTCGATGACCTCGACGGTGGCCGTCACGCCGTGCTCGGCGCAGAAGTCGAGCATCTCCTGGGTCTGCGGCAGCCCGCCGACCATGGAACCGGCGAAGGCCCGCCGCTTGGTCAGCAGCGAGAACACCCCGACCTGTTGGGGCTTCGACGGCGCCCCGACATTGACGAGCGTCCCGCCCCGGCCGAGCAGGCCCAGGTAGTCGTCCAGCGGCAGGTCGGCGGACACGGTGTTGACGATGAGGTCGAAGTGCCCGGCCAGCTCCTCGAAGACCTTCTCGTCCTCGGTGGCGTAGTAGTGGTCGGCGCCGAACTTGCGGCCGTCCTCCTCCTTGGCCGCGGTCCGGCTCAGGACGCTGACCTCGGCGCCCATGGCGGCCGCGATCTTGACGGCGACGTGCCCGAGGCCGCCCATACCGATGACGCCGACCTGCTTGCCCGGACCGGCGCCGTAGCGCTGCAGGGGGTTGTAGGTGGTGATGCCGGCGCAGAGCAGCGGGGTGGCCGCGGCCGGGTCGAGCCCGTCGGGGATGCGCAGCACGAAATGCTCACGGACGACGACGCCCTGGCTGTAGCCGCCGTAGGTGGTGGCGCCGTCCTTGTCGTGGTCGCCGTAGGTCTGCACGACCCCCTGGTCGCAGAACTGCTCCTCGCCGTCCTTGCAGGCCTCGCACTCCAGGCAGGAGTTGACGAAGCAGCCGACGCCCACCCGGTCGCCGACGGCGAAGCGGGTGACCTCGTCGCCGATCTCCGCGACGGTGCCGACGATCTCGTGCCCGGGGACGAGGGGGAACTCCATCGGTCCCCATTCCTCGCGGACCTGGTGGATGTCGGAGTGGCAGATGCCGGCGAACTCGATGGCGATGCGGACGTCGTCCGGACGCAGATCGCGGCGCTCGATGCTGATGGTCTCGAAGGGCGCCCCGGCGGACGGAGCGGCCAGTGCGGTGACGGTGGTTGTCATGCCCCCCCAGTGCCCCCGCGGGGCAGTCGTCGAACGACCGATCGGCGTGACGCTGTCGTCAGGCGGTCGGCCGGTCCGGTGTCGGCAGACCGATGAGGGCCCGACGATCGGCGTGCCGGCGGATCGAGTCGGCGACGACGTCGGGATGGGCGGCGTAGCGCTCCAGATGCGCGGCTACCACGTCGCGCAGCGGCAGACGCTCGCCCCGGAAGATCCACTCGGCCCGGTCGGGGTCCGCCGGCCAGTCGAGGGCGGCGGCCACCGCCGGTTCCAGCGGGGCCCGCCGCTCCCCCAGGTACTCGCGGTCGGGGACGGCGAAGGCGTCGGGCCCGTCGGGCAGTCCGAGCGCGGCGAGGATGCGGCGGGCCTGGGCGGCCAGCAGGGCGTTCGTCGGGTGGGTGATGGTGAACAGCGCGTCCGGTCCCAGTTCGTCGAGGAGATCGCTGACGGGGACGTCGATGTCGTGCTCGCGACGGCGCAGCTCGGCCCGGGACGCGGCGGTGGTGCGGAGTACGGCCTCGGCCGATGGCTGCGGCCACCGGTCCACCGTCTGGTCGACCGACCAGCCGCGCGCAGCCGCGTCCAGGATGCGCAGATCGTGGTAGTCGGTCATCGGCGCGGTCACCCGGTGTCCGTCGCCGTCGTGGGCGTTGACCTGGTAAGGGAACGCCCGGGTGTCGAAGGCGACCGGGAACGTGACCAGGCGCGCATCGGCGGGCAGCAGCGCGGCCAGCTGGCGGGTGCCGCACCCGGGTGTGGCGTACTCGTCACGGATGGGTTGGCTGACCAGTGCGGCCGCGTCCGCGAGCAATTCGCGGACCCGCTGCACGTCGTCGGCGTCGGCCAGGAAAACCGGTGGCACGTCCACGATCTCGCACCCCGCGGCGGCCAGCGGGGCGCGCAGCAGGTCGGCGGTCGGGGCGGCCTGGCAGTTGCCCCAGACCAGCACCGGTCGACCCCCGGACGGCAATGGCAGCGGATGACGATCCATGAGCGGACCGTAGCCCCCCGGGTGGAGGTTTGGTCCCGCCGATGCCGGGACACCTCTTCACGGTGAGCGGCTACTACATCCACCACCACGGGCATGGGCACCTGCACCGGGCCGGCACCATCGCCCGGGCGGTCGCTCGCGCCCACGGGTCGGTGGTCACCGGACTGTCGAGCCGGACCCGTCCGGCCGGCTGGTTCGGGCCGTGGGTCCACCTGGCCGATGACGCCGAGCCGGTCGCCGGACCGCAACACAATCCGTCGGCGTTCGGGCGTCTGCACTACGTCCCGACCGGTCACCCCGGGTTGCGGGCGCGGGCGGCCACCATCTCGTCCTGGATCGCCGCCACCGCTCCGCGGGTGCTGGTGGTGGATGTGTCCGTCGAGGTCGCCCTGCTCGCCCGCCTGCACGGCGTTCCGGTCGTCTCCATGGGAATGCCAGGGTTCCGGCATGACGAGGCCCACGAGATCGGTTACGGCGTCAGCGATCTGATCGTCGGACCCTGGCCGGCCGCGGCCAGCCGCTGGTTGCACGGTGGCACCCCGGAGGATCGCCTCGTCGCGGTCGGCGCGATCAGCCGGTTCGCCCCGGCCGACGGCCCGGTCGACGTCCGACCGGGCAGCGTCGTGGTGCTCAACGGCACCGGAGCCGCGGCGTCCGATCCGACGGCGTTGTCCGCCGAACTCGTCGCCGCTGCCGACGCCGTCACCCCGGACTGGTCGCTGGAGTACCTGGCCGGGGCGGGCCACTGGGTCGAGGATCCTTGGTCCCGGCTGAGCACCGCCGAGGTGGTGGTGAGCCACTGCGGACAGAACGCGGTGGCCGAGATCGCGGCCAGCCGCCGGCCGGCGGTGCTGGTGCCGTCCGCCCGTCCCTTCGACGAACAGTGGGCGACCGCACGGGCCCTGCGGGAGCTCGACCTGCCCGCCGTCGTGCTGGATGCGTGGCCGGCTGCCGAGGACTGGGCGCAGGTGCTGACCCGGGCTGCGCGGCTGGACGGGGCGGACTGGGTCCGCTGGAACGACGGCCAGGGCGCCGACCGCGCCGCGGCGCTCATCGGTGCGGTGTCCAGCCCCGCCGGGTCGACCACGACGCCCGGCGGGAGGTGGTCGGTCGTCGACGGAGACGGCCACGACCACGACGCCCGGATCGCATGACGACGCTGCGGACGGCCGTCATCACCACGGCCCACGGTCGACACGAACATCTGCACCGCCAGCAGCAGGTCCTGCAGGCCCTGCCCGACCCGGCCGACATCCGGGTGGTGGTCGCCCTCGACGATCCCGGGATCGCGGACGTCCTGCAGTCCGCCGGGGCCGGTCCGTCGACGACCGTGGTGGACGGACCACGCGGCGACCACGGCCTGGCCGTCGGGGCCGGTCGGAACGCCGGGGCCGCCGCCGCCCGGACCGCGGGCGCCGAACTCCTGGTCTTCCTCGACGTCGACTGCCTGCCGGGGCCGGGCACCCTGGCCGCCTATCGGCGATCCGCCGCCGGCGCCCGCCGCGACGATCTGCTCGCCGGCGTCGTGGCCTACCTGCCGCCACCCCCACCGGAGGGCTACGACCTCGACCGGCTGGCCGATCATCCCGGCCATCCCGGCCGACCGATCCCGGCGCCCGGCGCCGAGATCCGGGGCGACGACCCCCGGTTGTTCTGGTCGCTCTCGTTCGCCGTGCGACCCGAGATCTGGGACCGGGTCGGTGGATTCGACGAGGACTTCGAGGGATACGGCGCCGAGGACACCGATTTCGCGTTCCGGGCCGACCGGGTCGGTGTCGGACTGACCTGGGTGGGCGGGGCCGAGGCCTACCACCAGTGGCACCCCAGCGGGTCGCCGCCGGTGCGTCACCTCGACGACATCCTGCGCAACGGTGAGCTTTTCGCCCGGCGATGGGGATTCTGGCCGATGGAGGGCTGGTTGCGACAATTCGCCGAGATGGGCCTCGTCCGGCCGACCACGGCGGTCGGCGGACCGGCCGATGGCACTGCGATCCATGGATGGGAGCGAACATGATGTGGCCGACGGCGGGATTCATCGATCAGCCGGGTCACCGGCCCATCGCGCGATCGATGGCGACCGTCCCCCCGTTACGCATCGCGATCCTGGGCCATTTCCGCCACGCCATCGCCGAACCGTTCCAGGGTGGTCTGGAGGCGCACACCGCCCTGCTGGCCGACGAACTGACCCGCCGCGGTCATGACGTGACCCTGCTCGCCAAGGAGGGCAGCGTCACCGCCGCCCGGCTGCGGCCGATCGTCCCGGCCGGTTTTCACTACGGCCCGCTGCCGGGCGAGACCATCGACCGGTCGGAGATGATGGCTGACGCCGCCCTGCTCGAGGCCATCCATGAGGTCGAGGACGAGGTCGACGTCGTCCTGAACAATTCGCTGTCCAAGGTCCCGTACCTGCACCTGGCCGATCGGCCGATGCTGACGGCGCTGCACACCCCCGCCTCGCTGGAACGGGTCGTCGAGGTCATCGCGGCCACCGACTGGCGACCGGGGCACCGGCACGTCTGGGCCGGGGTGTCGCGGACCACCAGCCGCGACTGGGCCCGGTGGCTGCCCGACGTCCGCTGCATCACCAACGGCATCGACCTGGCCCGCTGGGCCCCGCGGCCGGACGTCACCGCCCGGCCCCAGCACGCGGTCTGGTCCGGTCGTATCACTCCGGAGAAGGGCCTGGTACTGGCCATCGAGGCAGCCCAGTTGGCCGGGTGGAGCCTGTCGATCAGCGGTCCGGTCGCCGACCCGGTGTATTTCGCCGAACAGATCGCGCCGCGGCTGGACGAGAAGATCCGGTACGTCGGCCATCTGCGGCACACCGAACTGCCCGCCTTCCTGCAGTCGGGTTCGGTGTACCTCTTCACGCCCATGTGGCCGGAGCCGTTCGGGTTGGCGCTCGTCGAGGCCCTGGCCGGCGGCACCCCGGCCGCGGTCCTGCCCCAGGGCGCGGTCGCCGAAATCGTCGGCCGCCGAGGGGGTGTCATCGCCGCCGGGTGCACCGCGGTCGATCTCGCCGCCGCCCTGCCGCGGGCCGCGGAACTGGACCGCCGGGCGGTGGCCGCGTCCGTGGCCGGCTTCTCCAAGACCGCCATGGTCTCGGCCTACGAGCAGGTCCTGGCCGAGATCGCCACTGTCGACAGTGATCTGATACCGGTTCCGGTCTCCGCGCCGTCCCGGTCCCACGAGCGCACCACCGACCGGGAGAAGGAGTCCCCATGCCGATGAGTTCCGCCGAGGGCAAAGACTGGACGCGGGAGCGCATCCAGCAGCTGTCCGAGGACCCGATCACCGTCCTGGACATCGGTCCCGGAGTGGGCACCTACGCCAAGCTGCTGGCCGGGCCGAACCTGGCGCACATCACCGGTATCGAGATCTGGGAGCCCTACGTCCACACCTACCGGCTCAAGGAGTACTACGACGAGGTCATCGTCGGGGACGCCCGGGAAGTGGAGTTCCCCACCGTCGACGTCGTCGTCCTCGGGGACGTCGCCGAGCACATGAGCGAACCCGACGCGCTCCGGCTGTGGGAACGGGCCGCGGCGGCGGCCCGCCGCGCGGTCTACCTGTCGATCCCGATCGTGCACTACCCGCAGGGGCACATCGAGGGCAACCCGCACGAGCACCACGTGGTCGACGACTGGGACCACGACAGGGTTCTCGCGACCTTCCCGGGGATCGGCGAGTCGTGGCGGGGCACCGAGGTCGGCGTCTACGAGCGGCGGACCGACGGTGGCGGGACGGTCGAATCCGCCGCCTGACCGGGCCCTGACGGCCGGGCGGTCACCGCCCGGCCGGTTCCTGGCCGACGTACTTCAGTTCGTGCGCCAGATCGACCGGACGCGTCGGCCGGGGATCGGGACGGTCGCGGCCGCCGAACAGCCGGGCGGTCACCAGCTCCACGTCCAGGGCCAGCCGGTCGGCCCATCGTCGGCTCCGGGCCTGGGCCCGGGCCGGCACCAGTCGGCCGGTCGGCAGCTGCAGCGGACCCTCACGGTACGCGCGGTCGAGGAGATCCATGACCCCGGTGATCCGCGCCGGGGCGTGCAGAGTCAGCACCGCCAGCGCACTGGCCGCGACGTCCGCCGGCACCGGGCCGGCCTGGACGCGCGGATCGCCCAGCCGACCGGCTGTCTCGACGGCGGCCTGGATCGATGCCTCGTCCATGGCGACCAGCCAGACCCCGACGTCGGCGTCCCCGGCGAACGCCGCCCGGGCGGTGGCCAGCACCTCGACCGGGTCGCTGAACGCCAGCTCCACGACCACCGCCGGCCGCGCCCACTGGCCGCCGCCCCGGGCCTCCGGATCGGGCAGACGCTCGGCCAGGACGAGGGTCTCGGCGTTCTTCGCCGCCCGGCGGTCCGGCTCCGGACGGTCGGCCCAGTCGGGCCCGTCGTGCCAGGCGACCGCGTCCCGCACGTGGGCCAGGACGGCACCGGCGGTGTAGGCCCGGTGGGTGAGCTCCCAGTCCTCGCCGCCGTAGCCGCGGAACGACTCGTCGAAGCCGCCGATCGCACGGAACAGGTCCCGCGGCACCGCCAGCACCGCCGAGATGACGGCGCGGTAGCTGCGGCGGTCGACGTGCCGCAGGTCGGCGCTGGCGGCATACAGATCGAGCAGCCACTGCGGCTCGGTGAGCTCACGAGGAGCCGGACCGAGGCCCAGCAACCAGTCGGTGATGGCGGCGGGGGTCCAGCCGTCCAGGTCGGCGTGCCGGCGGCGGCCGACGGTGAGCGCGTCCGGGCAGAGAGCGGGCAGCCGGGTCAGCCGGGTCAGATAGTCCGGTTCGGGAACGGTGTCACCGTCGAGGAACACCAGGATCTCGCCGTCCGCGGCAGCGGCGCCCCGGTTGCGGGCGGCCGCGGCCCGGAACCCGTCCCGGTCCTGGCGCACCACCCGCCCGGAGATGCCGGAGCCGTCCAGCACATCCAGGGAGGGCGGTCGGTCGCTGCCGTCGTCGGCCACCACCACCTGCACCCGCGTCCGCGGATGGGTGGTGACGGTCAATGCCGCCAGCACCTGGTCCAGCCCCGCCTGGGCCTGGAAGTACGGGACGACCACACTGACCGTGGGCGGCTCGACCGGCTCGACTCCGGCCAGCAGGTCCCACCGATTGCCCGGTAGCGCGGTCACCGACGCTCCCCCGGTCGTCGTCACCGTGACCGGCGCAGGTGCCGCACACCCGGCGAAGTGCCGGTGGTAGAACGCCGTGACCTCGACCGTCGACGGCGGGGGGACGGCGTCGGCCGGCAGCCGCGTCCGGGCGGGATCGGCCAGGGCGGCGGCGATCTCGGCCCGCAACGCCCCCGGCCGATCGGCGTCGTAGAGGCGGACGCAGCCGGGGGTGCGCTGTTCCAGCTCGCGGGCGTACGGCGAGTCGGGGACCAACGGTCGCCGGCCGTGCGCGTTCCAGGTGCTGATGGACGCGGAAGCGGCGACCCGCCGATTCGGGGCCACCGGCACCGCAGCCGCGGCCAGGGCGGCGGCGAGGTCGCGGTCGGGGACGAAACCGGTGACCTGCAGGCGGTGGCCGGCCGCGGCCGCCCGCTCACCCAGGGCGGCTGGCAGGTCCTCGTGCCCGGCGGGCGGCCGGCCGAGCGCGACCAGATCGACCCCGGGTGGCAGTTCGTCGATGGTGTGCTCGTAGCCGCGGTCGGGGAAGACGAAGCCGAGCACGGCGACCGCCCCCGCCAGCCCGTCGGGCGGGGCGGCCCCGTCCGCCGGGTCGCCCGCCCGCTCCATGGGCAGCGGGATGCAGCGGATGCTGCGGGGGCCCGGCTGGACGGGTTCCTCGGTGCCGTCGGGGGCGCCGGCCAGCAGAGTGTCGAGCAGCGCGAGTTCGCGCCACGAGTTCACGACCACGCCGTCGGCCCGCCGGACCACCTCCCGGTAGGCCGACCGGCGCCGACGGTCCCGGCCGGGGTCACCGGTGCCGTCGGGCAGATCGTGCAGCGTCACCGACAGGGCGACGCCGCGTTCCCGCCACGGGTCGACCAGGGCGGCGAAGGCGGCGGCACTGTTGGGTGCGAGATCGCCGAACAGGCGGTCGGTGAACGGCAGGTGCACGAGCGTGCCCGTCTCCGGGCGCAGGTCGGCGATGTCGGCCGCGGTCGTCCCGCGTGCGAGCCGGTGACCGCAGGCCCGGGCGACCTGGACGGCGTGGCGGACGACTCCGTGCTCGTCCGGTCCGACGACGACGTGCGTGGCATCGGTCCAGGCGGTCGGGTTCACCGGGCCGCTCCGACGAGCCGCGCGTAGAGCTCCGCGTGCTGGCTTCGGATGGTCGCGGCCTCGGCCAGCCGGGCGCCGCGGTCGGCCGGGGCGGGCGGCGGCTCGGACGCCGCCCGGGCGACCGCCGTCGACAGGGACGCCGGATCGAACCCGGCGCGCTCGTCGTTGACGAAGAGGTGCACACGGTCCCACTGGTCGCGGTAGTGACCGCAGCTGGGGGCGACGACCGCGGTGCCGAGATCCCGGGCCAGCTCCAACCACCCGGAGTGAGTGCCCCACCGGTGCGGCAGCACGGTGACGTGGGCCCGTCGCAGGTACCGCTCCAGTTCCAGGTCGTCGAACCGGTCGTGGACCGCGATCTCCAGGCCCGGACCGGGCTGCAGGCCGGCGAGCCGGGGATCGTCGACGACGTCCGGATGCATGTCGACCCGCAACCGGCCGCCCCCGGCGACCGCACCGGCAGCGGCCGCCGTCACCAGTTCCACCGGGTCGATGAGATTGCGCCGCAACGACTTCAGATGCAGGGCCACCAGACCGGGCTCGGTGTCGACGTCCGCCGTGCGGTCGGCGTCGACCAGGCTGGGGTGCGCGATGACCTGGGCGCGGCGCCCCCACCGGGAAGCGATCTCGTCGGCCGCGCCGTCGGTGAGGGTGACGACGGCGGCGGCCCGGGCGAACAGCGCGTCCAGCACGTCGGCGTGGGGGGCCGGGTCGACGTGATGCGGGTTGCGCAGATCGTGCGCGGTGAGGACCAGCGGGACGCCCGCCGTGTCCAGGGCGTCGGCCCAGCGCTCGGCCGCGGCGCGGTCGAGATGGTCGAATCCGAAGTGCAGGTGGACCAGGTCGGCGCTCCCGGCCCACTGCGGGACCGACGCCGCTTCCAGGTACGGGTCCGGTTCCCACCCGCGCACCCGGTCGATGGCGACCGGACGCACCCCGTCCGGGCGGACGGTCTCGACGTAGGGGTGCCGGGCGGGCACGGTGACGACCCGCAGGCCGGCGGTGGGCGCGACGGGCCCCACGGTCGGTCCGGCGGCGGTCGAATCGGCGGCGGTGGTGCGGGACGGCATGCTGGGGCTGTACCCCGCCGCCCGGTCGGTCAGTGCTTGACCACGGCCAGCATGTCGCGCAGGGACGCGGTCGGCAGGTACGCCCGGGTGATGGCGATGCCGATGCGCGGCAGGTCGCCCTCGTCCCGGAACGTCATCAGCATCGGCGACAGGCGTGGCTGGAACTTGGCCTTGAACGCGTGCAGCGAACGGAACCCGTAGACCGGTTCCAGGGTCTCGCCCAGGGTGCCGAGGAACTTCTCGATGGCCGAGCCGTGTTCCTCCTCGCCGTCCGAGCGGGCCAGCGGCGCCCCGGACAGCGACACGAACTGCGCACCCTGGGCCTTGAAATGCAGGCAGGACGAGGCGATGAGGAACTCCATCGCATTGCGGAAACCGCCGTCGGCCCGGCGCATCAGATCCAGGGTCCACCCGGCGATGTCGCCGCCTTCGGCGTACACCGGCATCCAGGACGTGACGCCGTGCAGCTTGCCGTCGGCGTCGACGGCCAGGCCGACCTTGACCTCCGGGTCGAGGGCCTCGGTGACCCCGCCGAGGGTGAAGCCCATCTCGGGCAGTTCCTTGTCGCCCAGCCACTGCTGCGAGAGGTGTTCGACCTGGCGCACCATCGCCCACGGCTCGTCGGACAGGGTGACCATGCGGAAGGTGATGCCCTCCTTGGCCCCCTTGTTGAGCGCGGTGCGGATGTCCTGCCACTTCTTGCCCTTGAACTCCAGGGGCGGCAGGTCGATGAGGTTGTCCTCGGCCACCTGGACGTGCTGCCAGCCCAGCCCGTCGGTGACGTCGGAGGTCAGGCGCGAGCAGGAGAAGAAGTACGGGATGAGCGACGCCTGCTCGCACATCGTCAGGAACTCGCCGATCGCGGGCGCCGTAGAACCGGGCGGTCCGATGGGGTCACCGAGGACGACAGCCACCCCGGCGTGTTTGCGGAACGCCAGGTACGACTGTCCGTCGGCGGTGATGAAGTGCCGGTTCTCCGGCCACGTCGTCATCCACGACAGGGGGCTGCCGCCCCACTGCCGCAGCAGTTGCCTGGCCATCTCGGGGTGCGAGGTGCCGCTGGCCTGCCGACGGGTCGATTTCCGGGGGACCTTGAACGCCGATCGGGCGGCGATGAGCATCGCCAGGTAGCCGCCGAAGATGACCGCCGCGGCGATGAGTTCCGGAATGCCGTCGACCTGCGCGTCCGGGTCGTCCAGCGCTCCGACGATCTCCAGGAAGAGCAACAGCGCGAAGACGGCGGCGACGGCGAGCAGCGGGATGGATGCGACCACCACCGCGACCCACCAGGCCCACCGGTAGCCGCGGCGCAGGCCGTTGGCGATGAGCAGCGCGATGACCAGGTACGGCAGCAGGTAGTACCAACTCCAGTCGTCGTCGTCGGTCATGCCGAACGGCGTCAGGTGCGACGGGAGGAAGTTGGCCAGCACGTTGGCGACGGCCAGCACGATCAAGGCGACCATGGCGATCAGCCGGATCTCGTGACGGGTGGGCAGCGCCCGTGCCTTGAGCGCACGCGGTCCGGCGAGCCGGCTGGAGAACGGCAGACTCAGGGCGACGGCGACGAAGTGTTCGGCGTCGGCCATCTGCCCGACGAAGATGATCGAGAAGACCACGTAGGTCCAGATGACGATGCGCAGCCGTAGCCGCCACGGCGGGCGCACGGTGGCCGAGGCGATGCCGAGCACGGCGAGCATGCCGGCCGAGAACCCGACGTCCGTCTCGGTGGCCCGGGTGGCCGCCCATTCCCACTGGGAATTGCGGAAGACGTAGAACACCAACGCGGTGACCAGGACCGCGACGATCTGGTAACCGAAGCACAGCAGTGCGGTCCGCCGGGTGCCGAGCTTCCATTCCGCGAAGCCGGTGAGGACGGCGAAGAAACCGACGACGAAGATGTAGTAGATCGGGTTCAGGGCGAAGAAGCAGCCCCACAGCAGGGACAGCCAGTTGCCGTCCTGCAACGCCGGCAGCCCGTAGCCGACCGTCGGGAAGAACGATTTCTCGTCGACCGGCGTCCACAGAGTGCCGAACCCGATGGCCAGGGCCAGCGTGATGACGACGTAGGTGGCCGTGAACGGCACCCGTCGAGCCAGTCTGGCCAGCGTCGCCCCGGTCCGGGCCAGCGCACCGGGTGGGGCGTCGTCGGCTGGCGTCTGCGGTGCAGGCGGCTCCGACGTCGTTCCCGGGGTCGTCCCAGGCGTCACAGTGGTCTCCACCGGGGGAACGCTAACGGCCCGATGGCCGAAAAGCCCTCGGATCGCGAATCCTTCACCGTCTTGGGACACCCGACCGGGGCCGTCGGGGCCGGGTGGTGATCCGGGCGTCCGTGAGGACCAGGGGTGCCCAGCTGGGGGCCGGCCGCCGTCCGTGGCCGGGATCCACCCCGATGATCCGCCGGCCACCGATCTCGGTGGTGACGTGCCGCCGCACCGGGTCCTCCACGGTGACGATGCCCGGTCGGTCGGTCAGGTCGCTGCGGTACTGCCGTCCGGTGGTGAAGTCGACGGTACTGCTGTGGCCGTGGACCTGATGGAAAGGGGCCGGAGCGGAGCTGGCGGCCCACGACGGCAGCAGCTCGTCGGGCGCCGAGGCCCAGAAGGGACCGGCGGACGGGTCGACCTCCCCGGTGAGCATCACCCCGGGCCGGAAGAGCGACGAGTGGCGCAAACCCCGCACCAGTCCGTTGAGGGCGGCAGCTGCCGCGGTGGCGTCGGCGGGCAGCCCCAGCAGGTGCCGCCAGAATCCTTCTGTCAAGCCGGCGTGGGTGATGAGCCAGTCGCCGTCCGGTGTGGCGACGGCGGCCGCGACGCCCATGCGCCCGGAGTGCCACCAGCCGTAGATCGTTTCGATGTCGTCCTCGTCGAGGCGCTCGGGCCAGTGGAACATCGGTGGGGCCAGGTACTGGGCCTCGTGGTTGCCGGCCAACTGGATCCACTGCTCGGGTTGGGCGAGCTGGATGCGGTCGACCAGGGCGATGGCGCCCGGGCTGTCCGGCCCCCGGTGGATGAGGTCGCCGACCTGGATGACGGTGAGGTCGTCGGGGAGCCGCCCGGTCCGTTCGTCGAATCCCAGATCGATGAGGGCATGCCGCAGTTCGTCCGCGTGGCCGCCCACATCCCCGATGACCGCCACGCGGCCGGTCGATCCAGCGACGGCCTCCGGCTCCGCGGAGCGGAGCGCCGGGGGCGCTGGTCGCGGTGGGTACGCGGTCATGCCGGGCAGTGGACCACACCGCAGCCGGCGCATCGTCCGTGATGTCCCACCGGCGGGTCGTGTCCACCGGGTCGGGGCAACCGGTCAGGGAGGCGGGAGCGACCGCGCATGGTCGAGACCGACGCGGACGTACCGTTGCAGCGCCGTTGGGTCGGCGATGGCGCTGGGGGCGACGTCCATCCAGCCGACCAGCTCGCGGCCACGCATCACCATGGGCTCCATTCCGGGCTCGGCCGCGTACTTCTCGGTGTCCTCCGGGGGAACCCGCAGCAGCAGTCCGCCCCGGCCACTCACCGCCATGGCCATGCGGCCGTGGACGAGGAACGCCAGCCCGCCGAACATCTTCTTCTCCGTGATCGCGGGCTCGCCCTCGAGGAGCTCCCGGATGCGCTCGGCCAGTTCCAGGTCGTAGGCCATGAACTGCAGTATCGCCCCGGACACCAGCATTCGGCCGGGATGGCGGGGCCGCGGTGACCGGTTCCGCCGG
This window of the Nakamurella flava genome carries:
- a CDS encoding glycosyltransferase family 2 protein, which translates into the protein MTTLRTAVITTAHGRHEHLHRQQQVLQALPDPADIRVVVALDDPGIADVLQSAGAGPSTTVVDGPRGDHGLAVGAGRNAGAAAARTAGAELLVFLDVDCLPGPGTLAAYRRSAAGARRDDLLAGVVAYLPPPPPEGYDLDRLADHPGHPGRPIPAPGAEIRGDDPRLFWSLSFAVRPEIWDRVGGFDEDFEGYGAEDTDFAFRADRVGVGLTWVGGAEAYHQWHPSGSPPVRHLDDILRNGELFARRWGFWPMEGWLRQFAEMGLVRPTTAVGGPADGTAIHGWERT
- a CDS encoding glycosyltransferase is translated as MPGHLFTVSGYYIHHHGHGHLHRAGTIARAVARAHGSVVTGLSSRTRPAGWFGPWVHLADDAEPVAGPQHNPSAFGRLHYVPTGHPGLRARAATISSWIAATAPRVLVVDVSVEVALLARLHGVPVVSMGMPGFRHDEAHEIGYGVSDLIVGPWPAAASRWLHGGTPEDRLVAVGAISRFAPADGPVDVRPGSVVVLNGTGAAASDPTALSAELVAAADAVTPDWSLEYLAGAGHWVEDPWSRLSTAEVVVSHCGQNAVAEIAASRRPAVLVPSARPFDEQWATARALRELDLPAVVLDAWPAAEDWAQVLTRAARLDGADWVRWNDGQGADRAAALIGAVSSPAGSTTTPGGRWSVVDGDGHDHDARIA
- a CDS encoding glycosyltransferase, with translation MATVPPLRIAILGHFRHAIAEPFQGGLEAHTALLADELTRRGHDVTLLAKEGSVTAARLRPIVPAGFHYGPLPGETIDRSEMMADAALLEAIHEVEDEVDVVLNNSLSKVPYLHLADRPMLTALHTPASLERVVEVIAATDWRPGHRHVWAGVSRTTSRDWARWLPDVRCITNGIDLARWAPRPDVTARPQHAVWSGRITPEKGLVLAIEAAQLAGWSLSISGPVADPVYFAEQIAPRLDEKIRYVGHLRHTELPAFLQSGSVYLFTPMWPEPFGLALVEALAGGTPAAVLPQGAVAEIVGRRGGVIAAGCTAVDLAAALPRAAELDRRAVAASVAGFSKTAMVSAYEQVLAEIATVDSDLIPVPVSAPSRSHERTTDREKESPCR
- a CDS encoding class I SAM-dependent methyltransferase — protein: MPMSSAEGKDWTRERIQQLSEDPITVLDIGPGVGTYAKLLAGPNLAHITGIEIWEPYVHTYRLKEYYDEVIVGDAREVEFPTVDVVVLGDVAEHMSEPDALRLWERAAAAARRAVYLSIPIVHYPQGHIEGNPHEHHVVDDWDHDRVLATFPGIGESWRGTEVGVYERRTDGGGTVESAA
- a CDS encoding WcbI family polysaccharide biosynthesis putative acetyltransferase, with protein sequence MDRHPLPLPSGGRPVLVWGNCQAAPTADLLRAPLAAAGCEIVDVPPVFLADADDVQRVRELLADAAALVSQPIRDEYATPGCGTRQLAALLPADARLVTFPVAFDTRAFPYQVNAHDGDGHRVTAPMTDYHDLRILDAAARGWSVDQTVDRWPQPSAEAVLRTTAASRAELRRREHDIDVPVSDLLDELGPDALFTITHPTNALLAAQARRILAALGLPDGPDAFAVPDREYLGERRAPLEPAVAAALDWPADPDRAEWIFRGERLPLRDVVAAHLERYAAHPDVVADSIRRHADRRALIGLPTPDRPTA
- a CDS encoding NAD(P)-dependent alcohol dehydrogenase produces the protein MTTTVTALAAPSAGAPFETISIERRDLRPDDVRIAIEFAGICHSDIHQVREEWGPMEFPLVPGHEIVGTVAEIGDEVTRFAVGDRVGVGCFVNSCLECEACKDGEEQFCDQGVVQTYGDHDKDGATTYGGYSQGVVVREHFVLRIPDGLDPAAATPLLCAGITTYNPLQRYGAGPGKQVGVIGMGGLGHVAVKIAAAMGAEVSVLSRTAAKEEDGRKFGADHYYATEDEKVFEELAGHFDLIVNTVSADLPLDDYLGLLGRGGTLVNVGAPSKPQQVGVFSLLTKRRAFAGSMVGGLPQTQEMLDFCAEHGVTATVEVIDAQDATAYYDKVVDGDVRYRAVIDVSTIG